The following coding sequences are from one Bradyrhizobium sp. WSM471 window:
- a CDS encoding NAD(P)-dependent oxidoreductase: MRIFVAGATGAVGQYLVPALVAAGHSVIGTTRNAAKTDLVRRLGAEPVVADGLDADGMRAAVIAAQPDAVIHQMTDLAAATDLRHFDRAFARTNALRTRGTDILLNAAREVGARRFIAQSFCGWIFSRAGGTVKTETDELDPHPPRELRRTLEAIRYLERSVTASTKPEGIVLRYGFFYGPGTGTLSPAMIDQLHHRRVPVIGDGGGTWSFIHTEDAASATLAALERGRAGSIYNIVDDHPAPVKDWLPALAELLGAKPPRHIPAWLGRLLAGEHMVAMMTEVRGASNGKAKRELGWLPAHASWRDGFADAARQPTSHRSAA; the protein is encoded by the coding sequence ATGCGCATCTTTGTTGCGGGCGCGACCGGCGCGGTCGGTCAGTATCTTGTTCCGGCGCTGGTCGCCGCGGGTCATTCCGTGATCGGCACGACACGGAATGCGGCAAAAACAGACCTTGTGCGGCGATTGGGTGCGGAGCCGGTCGTCGCCGACGGCCTCGATGCCGACGGCATGCGCGCTGCGGTGATTGCAGCACAGCCCGACGCCGTCATCCACCAGATGACAGATCTCGCGGCCGCCACCGATCTCCGTCATTTCGATCGGGCCTTCGCGCGAACCAACGCGCTCCGCACCCGCGGAACCGACATTCTGCTCAACGCCGCACGCGAGGTCGGCGCCAGGCGCTTCATCGCGCAAAGCTTCTGCGGCTGGATCTTCAGTCGCGCCGGGGGAACGGTGAAGACCGAGACCGATGAGCTCGACCCGCATCCGCCGCGAGAGCTGCGACGCACGCTTGAGGCAATCCGGTATCTGGAGCGAAGCGTCACCGCTTCAACGAAGCCGGAGGGCATCGTGCTGCGCTATGGATTCTTCTATGGACCCGGCACCGGCACGCTCTCGCCGGCGATGATCGACCAGCTGCACCACCGGCGTGTGCCCGTGATCGGCGATGGCGGCGGCACGTGGTCGTTCATTCACACCGAAGATGCCGCCTCTGCCACGCTTGCCGCGCTCGAACGCGGGCGCGCGGGCAGCATCTACAATATCGTCGACGATCATCCGGCGCCGGTGAAGGACTGGTTGCCCGCGCTGGCCGAACTCCTGGGTGCCAAGCCGCCGCGTCACATTCCTGCCTGGCTCGGGCGCCTGCTCGCAGGCGAGCATATGGTTGCGATGATGACGGAGGTGCGTGGAGCCTCCAACGGCAAGGCCAAGCGCGAGCTCGGCTGGCTGCCGGCGCATGCCTCTTGGCGCGACGGCTTTGCCGACGCGGCACGGCAGCCCACCAGTCACCGCTCGGCGGCCTGA